From the Ruania alkalisoli genome, one window contains:
- a CDS encoding type II secretion system F family protein, with translation MLALAALLLVLATALLTVPGRRLPSMPATAKTARPRRPRRRDARAQTPVGTVLVEVAARLRTGASVQAAWRETCERYQDVPGPLRELAGTTGPGVIGPGAPAAGAGPGALASGASPRTDAVAGAVAAVRMAERLGAPLADVLESCAHGVAEAEEAAANRRTALAAPRATARLLAWLPLAGVLLGLILGVDPTGVFLDGSWGTVSMALGLALMAAGHRWTGALVAAAERAGR, from the coding sequence ATGCTCGCCCTCGCCGCCCTGTTGCTCGTCCTGGCGACGGCGTTGCTCACCGTTCCCGGACGTCGCCTACCGTCGATGCCCGCCACCGCGAAGACGGCTCGCCCGCGCCGCCCGCGCCGCCGGGATGCGCGTGCCCAGACACCGGTCGGCACCGTGCTGGTGGAAGTCGCCGCCCGTCTGCGTACCGGGGCGTCCGTCCAGGCTGCGTGGCGGGAGACGTGCGAGCGGTACCAGGATGTGCCCGGGCCGCTACGTGAGCTTGCGGGTACGACCGGGCCGGGTGTGATCGGGCCGGGTGCACCAGCCGCCGGCGCAGGACCGGGGGCCCTGGCGAGCGGCGCTTCTCCCCGGACAGACGCCGTCGCCGGGGCGGTGGCTGCGGTGCGTATGGCCGAGCGCCTCGGTGCGCCGTTGGCCGACGTCCTGGAATCCTGCGCCCACGGAGTGGCCGAGGCCGAGGAGGCGGCCGCGAACCGGCGCACCGCGCTTGCTGCTCCACGTGCGACGGCGCGGCTGCTGGCCTGGCTCCCGCTTGCCGGTGTCCTGCTCGGGCTGATCCTGGGCGTCGACCCGACCGGGGTGTTCCTCGACGGTAGCTGGGGCACGGTCAGCATGGCGCTCGGTCTTGCGCTCATGGCGGCCGGCCACCGATGGACAGGCGCCCTGGTCGCCGCTGCCGAACGCGCCGGCCGGTGA
- the ssd gene encoding septum site-determining protein Ssd, whose protein sequence is MSQDEPIVALRSARTDVIDAVREVVALADRPVVVHPPGAGPAPARLLVDSLEERTPEDPLWVRPGSRSVAVRMQDADVSSPALRRTHASGEGRPLQLPADAQELLTLVRTAARERRAKVIGVVGARGGAGASCLAAALARTAVDRGLGTALADLDTCGAGVDLLLGIEHSGGLRWADLSTGDGSLPHDQLAAALPSWGGVRVLSADWRGGPDTSQGSEALDALAAGHDLLVLDLPRAQAVWAGMCDVVYVVTTCDVMSGAAARMLAAGWQGGDLRLVVRGPAPGGLTAAEVAQACGLTLAVSMREERSLAAALERGVAPGENRRGPLRRGALAALRDLDLVDE, encoded by the coding sequence ATGAGTCAGGACGAACCGATCGTGGCCTTGCGGTCTGCCCGCACCGATGTGATCGATGCCGTGCGCGAGGTGGTGGCGCTTGCTGACCGGCCGGTGGTGGTGCATCCGCCCGGTGCCGGGCCGGCCCCGGCCCGGTTGCTCGTCGACAGCCTCGAGGAGCGCACACCGGAGGATCCGCTTTGGGTGCGACCAGGCTCGCGCTCGGTTGCTGTCAGGATGCAGGACGCGGATGTGTCGTCCCCGGCACTTCGACGGACACACGCGTCCGGTGAAGGTCGCCCGCTCCAGCTGCCCGCCGACGCGCAGGAACTGCTCACCCTGGTCCGCACCGCGGCGCGGGAGCGCCGGGCGAAAGTGATCGGCGTGGTCGGCGCCCGCGGTGGTGCCGGCGCCTCCTGCCTGGCTGCAGCCCTGGCCCGCACCGCCGTCGATCGTGGACTGGGGACGGCCCTGGCCGACCTCGACACATGCGGAGCCGGGGTCGATCTCCTGCTCGGGATCGAGCACAGCGGCGGGCTGCGATGGGCTGACCTCTCCACCGGGGACGGGTCCCTTCCGCACGACCAGCTCGCTGCGGCCCTGCCCTCGTGGGGCGGGGTGCGGGTGCTCTCGGCCGACTGGCGCGGAGGGCCGGATACGTCGCAGGGCTCCGAGGCGCTCGACGCCCTGGCGGCCGGGCACGATCTGCTCGTGCTCGATCTCCCCCGGGCGCAGGCGGTGTGGGCCGGGATGTGCGACGTCGTCTACGTGGTGACCACATGCGATGTGATGAGCGGCGCGGCCGCACGGATGCTGGCCGCAGGATGGCAGGGCGGGGATCTGCGGCTCGTGGTGCGTGGCCCCGCGCCAGGTGGCCTCACAGCCGCCGAGGTGGCGCAGGCATGTGGATTGACGCTGGCGGTGAGCATGCGGGAGGAACGGAGCCTGGCGGCTGCGCTCGAACGCGGGGTGGCGCCCGGGGAGAACCGGCGTGGGCCGCTGCGCCGAGGTGCGCTCGCTGCACTGCGGGATCTGGACCTGGTGGACGAATGA
- a CDS encoding TadA family conjugal transfer-associated ATPase — translation MSTGLTAVRQALLDGPADVGPAEVSRAVRRSAGLRPDGALLDLDRQARAEMLGAGPTLQPLLDDPAVSDVVVNGDGSVWVDRGGGLTLQPGRLRETRALATRLAAAAGQRLDDAAPIAEGRLPDGTRLHAMLPPLCAEGAAISLRTMRTRAFDPTELQASGMLGSRGAQVLERLIQVRANVLVSGATGAGKTTLVASALSLVAPGERIICIEEAAELVPAHPHVVHLQVRRPNVQGAGEVTLPDLVRTAMRMRPDRIVLGECRGAEVRDVLGALNTGHDGGWATIHANTARDVPARLIALGALAGMPPGAVAVQARSAIHAVLHLVRRQGRRMLAEVAVLRPDGAEDVACDLALTLGPDGDLIEASAWPGLARTLDSGEPR, via the coding sequence ATGAGCACCGGACTCACCGCGGTGCGGCAAGCCCTCCTTGACGGCCCGGCCGATGTGGGCCCGGCCGAGGTCAGCCGGGCGGTGCGCCGATCGGCAGGGCTGCGCCCCGACGGGGCGTTGCTCGACCTGGACCGCCAGGCACGGGCTGAGATGCTCGGCGCCGGACCGACCCTGCAGCCACTGCTCGACGATCCGGCAGTCAGCGACGTCGTCGTGAACGGCGACGGCTCGGTCTGGGTGGACCGCGGTGGCGGCCTGACGCTCCAACCGGGGCGGCTGCGTGAGACCCGCGCTCTCGCCACCCGGCTCGCTGCCGCCGCCGGGCAGCGTCTCGACGATGCCGCTCCGATCGCCGAGGGTCGTCTTCCGGATGGCACCCGGCTGCATGCGATGCTGCCGCCGCTGTGCGCTGAGGGGGCCGCGATCTCACTGCGGACGATGCGAACCCGGGCCTTCGACCCGACCGAGCTGCAAGCCTCTGGGATGCTCGGATCGCGTGGAGCCCAGGTGCTGGAGCGGTTGATCCAGGTGCGTGCGAACGTCCTGGTCAGCGGGGCGACCGGTGCGGGTAAGACGACGCTGGTGGCAAGCGCGCTCTCACTGGTGGCGCCCGGTGAACGGATCATCTGCATCGAGGAGGCGGCTGAGCTCGTTCCCGCCCACCCGCATGTGGTGCATCTGCAGGTACGCCGCCCCAATGTGCAGGGGGCAGGTGAGGTGACACTGCCGGACCTGGTGCGTACGGCGATGCGGATGCGCCCTGATCGGATCGTGCTCGGCGAGTGCCGCGGTGCGGAGGTGCGGGACGTGCTCGGGGCGTTGAACACCGGCCACGACGGCGGATGGGCCACGATCCATGCCAACACCGCTCGCGATGTGCCGGCCCGCCTCATCGCGTTGGGGGCATTGGCGGGTATGCCTCCGGGGGCTGTTGCCGTGCAGGCCAGGAGCGCCATCCACGCTGTGCTGCACCTGGTGCGACGCCAGGGGCGGCGCATGCTCGCCGAGGTGGCGGTGCTGCGCCCGGACGGCGCCGAGGACGTCGCCTGCGATCTTGCGCTCACGCTCGGCCCGGACGGCGATCTCATCGAGGCCAGTGCCTGGCCCGGGCTCGCCCGCACGCTGGACTCGGGTGAGCCGCGCTGA
- a CDS encoding type II secretion system F family protein: protein MGVLVLALVTASLLPWALTRPVTGRPADGPIVSRRRRRSAHPGHVDPAVQLDLVRSALAAGASVPAALDALGDALGRDAGAQLRRVVAALRLGADWDEAWDLMGPPDTTASTRSALQTADSSRIRDCLAPAWRDGVDPDPLLRQAAATIRSGRSARAREAAARLGVRLVLPLGCCLLPAFVLLGLVPVLLSTGADLIRP, encoded by the coding sequence GTGGGTGTGCTGGTGCTGGCCCTGGTCACCGCGTCGTTGCTGCCCTGGGCACTGACCCGCCCGGTCACCGGGCGCCCGGCCGACGGGCCGATCGTGTCCCGGCGGCGCCGACGCAGCGCACACCCGGGGCACGTCGATCCGGCCGTGCAACTGGACCTGGTGCGCAGTGCCCTCGCCGCCGGGGCATCCGTCCCCGCCGCGCTCGATGCACTCGGCGACGCGCTAGGCCGGGATGCCGGCGCCCAGCTGCGCCGTGTCGTGGCCGCACTCCGGTTGGGAGCCGACTGGGACGAGGCCTGGGACCTCATGGGGCCACCGGATACGACGGCGTCGACCCGATCAGCGCTCCAGACGGCCGATTCCAGCCGGATCCGCGACTGCCTGGCACCGGCATGGCGGGACGGCGTGGACCCGGACCCGCTGCTGCGGCAGGCAGCCGCGACGATTCGCAGCGGCCGTAGCGCTCGCGCGAGGGAGGCAGCGGCCCGGCTTGGAGTGCGGTTGGTGCTGCCGCTCGGCTGCTGCCTGCTCCCGGCGTTCGTGCTGCTCGGTCTCGTGCCCGTGCTGCTCTCCACTGGTGCCGACCTCATTCGGCCCTGA